The following nucleotide sequence is from Psychroserpens sp. Hel_I_66.
AGAAGCATGCTACATCTCATCTTCCAAAGCGATAGAGCTTGCTAAAAAAACAGGAGCCAGGCTTCATGTATTTCATCTCTCAACTGGTAAAGAGACCAGTTTGTTCAGTAATAAAATACCTTTAAAGGATAAAAAAATTACTGCGGAAGTATGTATCCACCACCTTTGGTTCAGCGATGAAGATTATGCCAAAAAAGGAACACACATAAAATGGAATCCAGCGGTAAAATCTGCAAAAGACAGAAACCAACTTTGGAAAGCACTTTTAGACGATAGAATAGATGTGATCGCTACAGATCATGCTCCTCATACCTTAGAAGAAAAAAATAATAAGTATACAAAAGCTCCTTCAGGAGGTCCATTAGTGCAACACGCTTTGGTAGCAATGATAGAAATGTACCACAAAGGCAAGATATCACTTCCAAAAATTGCTCAAAAAATGGCACACAATCCTGCGATATTATTTCAGGTTGAGAAGCGTGGCTATATAAAACAAGGTTATTTTGCAGATTTAGTAATTGTAGATATCAATAATCCTTGGACAGTCAATAAAGAGAATATTCTATACAAATGCGGTTGGTCTCCTTTTGAAGGTACCACATTTAAATCTAGAATAACCCATACTTTTCTTAATGGCAAATTAGTATATAACAACTTCAAGGTTCTTGATATAAAAGCTGGAAAACGTTTAACTTTTACCAGATGAAAAAAGTCGTTGTCATTTTAATATTTATGGTTCTTGTTAGTTGTCAATTTTCTAGCGCTCCAGAAAAGCCAGATAATCTTATTCCCAAAGATAAAATGGTAGATATTTTATATGACGTTTCTATACTCAATGCTGCAAAAGGTACAAGCAAAGGTATTTTAGAAAATAACGGTGTTTTTCCTGAAGATTTCGTATTTGAAAAACATAAAATAGACAGTTTGCAATTTGCAAAGAGTAATGAGTATTATGGTTTTAATCTTGAAGAATATGAAGTTATAGTTGCCAATCTAGAGCAGAGACTCAATGCAAATAAAGAAGAAATACAAGCTAAAATTGATAAAGAAGAACTAGAAAAAAAGCGCATAAAAGATTCCATAAAAATGTTGGATGATTCGCTAAATACCAGGAAAATTTTACCAAAAGAAAAAATTAAAAAAGTAGATTATAAGGATTATCCAGATTCATCTAAATAATATTTTGAGACCTTGGATATGGAGATGTCAATTGGTGCAAATTTAAAATTTAGATCATTTTCAATTTTAGAATTATCATAAACAGTTCTACTTGATATCGATTTTGCCATTTGCTTAGATAATTTCCGTCGTTTCCCTAAGAGTTTATGATTCAACCAATCTAATCGCCAAATTATAGAAAGAAAAAATGGGGATGCTACTTTTTTTGCAGATGTAACTCCTAAAACTTCAGCAACCTTTTCCTGAAACAATTTAAACGTTAAATTTTCAGCAATTAAAATATAGCGCTCATTGTTTATCGCACTATCCATTAGCTTGATCATCACTTCTGTAACATCCCAAACATCAACGTAAGCGGACGCTCCTTTTGGGTAATAGCTCAAACCTTTATAAATCTGTTTAAACAAGCTACCGCTTCCTCCTCCTCTCCAAAAACCTGGGCCCAAGACAATTCCAGGATTCACGATCACAGCGTCAATACCTTCCTGTGTGCCTCGCCAGACTTCCATTTCTGCGCCATATTTAGTAATGGCGTAAACGCTATTGTCCTGTTCTGGATTCCAATCTGTTTTTTCGGTAATCAAGATGTCTTCGTTTGGTTCATTTCCTATGGCAGCAATCGAACTTACATAACAAAGTTTTTTAATTTTATTTTTGATGCAAAGATTGACAATATTAGCAGTGCCTTCAATATTAACTTTTCTAAGTTCATGATATTTATTAGGCTCAAAACTAATTAATGCAGCACAATGGTAAACTTGAGTAATATTTTTAAAAGCAATTTCTAAAGCAGGAATATCGTTTATTGTAGCTTCTATCCATTCAATTTTCTTGTAAAGTCTTTCAACATCACTTGTATAATATCCAAATACTTTTTTGACAGATTCTAATTTGTGCTCTCTTCTATAAATAGCTTTTACAGAACTATTATTGCTCACTAGTTTGAACAATAAATGAGAACCCACTAAGCCTGTGCCACCTGTAACTAAAATCATAAAACAAAAATAGTCTTTTTTGTTATTCGCTTTTTCCTTTTGTTTGATAAACATATCTTTGTCGCACTTAGAATAATACTTAAAAGATGAACTATAACTTAGTAGAAGAATTAACGTGGCGAGGAATGGTACATGATATCATGCCAGGAACAGAAGAGCAATTACAAAAGGAAATGACCACAGCGTATATTGGTTTTGATCCAACGTCAGATTCTTTGCATATAGGCAGTCTGGTACCCATTATTTTATTAATGCATTTAGAGAAATCTGGCCATAGACCAATTGCTTTAGTTGGAGGAGCAACAGGTATGATTGGAGATCCATCTGGTAAAAGCGACGAGCGTAATTTATTGGACGAAGCCACTTTGAACAAAAACGTTGCAGGAATAAAAAACACACTAGCTCGATTTTTAAATTTTTCTTCGGAAGAACAAAATGCTCCAGTTTTAGTAAACAACTACGATTGGATGAAGGACTTCTCATTCATAGAATTTGCACGTGATGTCGGTAAGCGTATTACCGTTAATTACATGATGGCAAAAGATTCTGTAAAGAAACGATTAAGTGGTGAAGAAGGAAACGTAGGCATGTCTTTTACAGAGTTTACCTACCAGCTCATTCAAGGTTATGATTTCCATCATTTATACAAATCACATAATTGCTTATTGCAAATGGGAGGAAGTGACCAATGGGGAAATATCACCACAGGTACAGAGCTTGTAAGGCGTATGAATGTTGGAGAAGAAGCCAAAGCTTATGCAATGACTTGTCCATTAATCACAAAAGCAGATGGCTCTAAATTTGGTAAAACTGAAGGCGGTAATGTGTGGTTAGATTCAGACAAAACTTCTGTTTATAAATTTTACCAGTTTTGGTTAAATACCAGCGATGAAGATGCTGAAAAATACATTAAGATCTTTACGTTTTTAGATAAAAATAAGATAGAGGGCTTAATAGTTGAGCATAATGAAAATAGAGGTCTAAAAAAGTTGCAAAAGAGTTTAGCAGAAGAAGTGACAAGATTAGTGCACTCAGATGAAGAATTTGAAAATGCAGAAAAAGCATCAAACATACTATTCAGTAAAACATTCAAGGCAGATATTAAAACCTTAGACGAAAAGACGTTTT
It contains:
- a CDS encoding dihydroorotase, which produces MQNKIILIKNAKIVNEGVVTEGDILIEGDYIKEVSDSISAKSADVMIIDAEGNYVFPGVIDDQVHFREPGLTHKGDIESESRAAIAGGITSFIEMPNTNPQTTTVEKLEEKFEIASNTSYANYSFMFGGTNDNLDEILKVDPKTVAGLKLFLGSSTGNMLVDDPKVIEKIFSSTDMVISVHCEDEATIKKNLKEHIDKFGEDIPIEKHPVIRSEEACYISSSKAIELAKKTGARLHVFHLSTGKETSLFSNKIPLKDKKITAEVCIHHLWFSDEDYAKKGTHIKWNPAVKSAKDRNQLWKALLDDRIDVIATDHAPHTLEEKNNKYTKAPSGGPLVQHALVAMIEMYHKGKISLPKIAQKMAHNPAILFQVEKRGYIKQGYFADLVIVDINNPWTVNKENILYKCGWSPFEGTTFKSRITHTFLNGKLVYNNFKVLDIKAGKRLTFTR
- a CDS encoding DUF4296 domain-containing protein — protein: MKKVVVILIFMVLVSCQFSSAPEKPDNLIPKDKMVDILYDVSILNAAKGTSKGILENNGVFPEDFVFEKHKIDSLQFAKSNEYYGFNLEEYEVIVANLEQRLNANKEEIQAKIDKEELEKKRIKDSIKMLDDSLNTRKILPKEKIKKVDYKDYPDSSK
- a CDS encoding NAD-dependent epimerase/dehydratase family protein; its protein translation is MFIKQKEKANNKKDYFCFMILVTGGTGLVGSHLLFKLVSNNSSVKAIYRREHKLESVKKVFGYYTSDVERLYKKIEWIEATINDIPALEIAFKNITQVYHCAALISFEPNKYHELRKVNIEGTANIVNLCIKNKIKKLCYVSSIAAIGNEPNEDILITEKTDWNPEQDNSVYAITKYGAEMEVWRGTQEGIDAVIVNPGIVLGPGFWRGGGSGSLFKQIYKGLSYYPKGASAYVDVWDVTEVMIKLMDSAINNERYILIAENLTFKLFQEKVAEVLGVTSAKKVASPFFLSIIWRLDWLNHKLLGKRRKLSKQMAKSISSRTVYDNSKIENDLNFKFAPIDISISKVSKYYLDESG
- the tyrS gene encoding tyrosine--tRNA ligase yields the protein MNYNLVEELTWRGMVHDIMPGTEEQLQKEMTTAYIGFDPTSDSLHIGSLVPIILLMHLEKSGHRPIALVGGATGMIGDPSGKSDERNLLDEATLNKNVAGIKNTLARFLNFSSEEQNAPVLVNNYDWMKDFSFIEFARDVGKRITVNYMMAKDSVKKRLSGEEGNVGMSFTEFTYQLIQGYDFHHLYKSHNCLLQMGGSDQWGNITTGTELVRRMNVGEEAKAYAMTCPLITKADGSKFGKTEGGNVWLDSDKTSVYKFYQFWLNTSDEDAEKYIKIFTFLDKNKIEGLIVEHNENRGLKKLQKSLAEEVTRLVHSDEEFENAEKASNILFSKTFKADIKTLDEKTFLDVFEGVPQAEISKEELSQLDMIGALAAQTNFLASNSEARRALKENAVSVNKEKVTEDYQLSEEDLINGKYIILNKGKKNTYIIKVS